In Pueribacillus theae, the following proteins share a genomic window:
- a CDS encoding VOC family protein, producing MISKLGQVMLYVNNQDGCVNFWTEIVGFTIISDENNGQGMRWIEIAPTKTSETSIILHNKELVAKMQPELNLGTPSLMFFTDKFDELHSHLSNQNIKVGEIVNMPSGRVFNFADNEENYFAVMEKH from the coding sequence ATGATTAGTAAACTTGGTCAAGTGATGCTATATGTAAATAATCAGGATGGATGTGTGAATTTTTGGACAGAAATCGTTGGGTTTACAATCATTTCCGATGAAAATAATGGTCAAGGCATGAGATGGATAGAAATTGCCCCAACAAAGACTTCCGAAACAAGTATCATTTTGCATAATAAGGAACTCGTTGCTAAAATGCAGCCTGAATTAAATCTTGGTACTCCATCTTTAATGTTCTTTACAGATAAATTCGATGAATTACATAGCCATTTATCAAATCAAAATATTAAAGTTGGAGAAATCGTAAATATGCCTTCTGGCAGAGTGTTTAACTTTGCTGATAATGAAGAAAATTATTTTGCTGTAATGGAAAAACATTAA